One part of the Synechococcus sp. UW179A genome encodes these proteins:
- a CDS encoding PepSY domain-containing protein → MRRFIKTTILAVAALIGMTAMIAHAQPRTISECSQKLTARGFNIIDKENDDGLYEFEAIKNNQQWDIKMDYKCNVLLERLDD, encoded by the coding sequence ATGAGACGTTTCATCAAGACCACAATATTGGCGGTGGCAGCCTTGATTGGCATGACAGCCATGATCGCTCATGCTCAACCTCGGACAATCTCTGAATGCTCGCAGAAACTAACAGCAAGGGGATTTAATATTATCGATAAGGAGAATGATGACGGCCTATACGAATTCGAAGCAATCAAAAATAATCAGCAATGGGACATAAAAATGGATTATAAGTGCAATGTATTGCTAGAGCGGCTCGACGATTAG
- a CDS encoding pentapeptide repeat-containing protein encodes MKSLNRFGRQLFRPFLAILFCALLMLPSKALAIYPSGGGLPDIGLDRSLQGSDQATEAFKEKYPFYERDEDGKPITKEFVKYDLSNYDLSGLDLRGALFSVATLKRADLEGANLEGSIAYATHFEEANLTNVNFRDSVLTKSFFMATTIDGADFSGAIIDDPQREAMCSRAAGVNPVTGVETYDSLDCLSLDMRSAKS; translated from the coding sequence ATGAAATCGCTTAATCGTTTTGGCAGGCAGTTATTTCGACCATTCCTTGCGATTTTATTCTGCGCATTGCTGATGCTGCCATCAAAAGCATTGGCGATTTACCCAAGTGGTGGTGGTCTTCCAGATATCGGTCTTGACCGAAGTCTTCAGGGAAGTGATCAGGCAACAGAGGCCTTTAAAGAAAAATATCCTTTTTACGAACGAGATGAGGATGGAAAGCCAATTACCAAGGAATTTGTTAAATACGATTTGTCTAACTATGACCTGTCTGGACTTGATCTGAGAGGTGCATTGTTTAGTGTTGCGACTCTGAAGCGTGCAGATCTTGAGGGAGCAAATCTAGAAGGAAGTATTGCTTATGCAACTCACTTCGAAGAGGCCAATCTCACTAATGTGAATTTTAGAGATTCTGTGCTGACCAAGAGTTTCTTTATGGCAACGACCATTGATGGAGCTGACTTCTCGGGAGCGATTATCGATGATCCTCAACGTGAGGCGATGTGCTCCAGAGCCGCTGGAGTTAATCCGGTCACTGGTGTTGAAACCTACGACAGCCTTGATTGCTTGAGTTTGGATATGCGCTCTGCAAAGTCGTAG
- the psbF gene encoding cytochrome b559 subunit beta, producing the protein MAPFKRKDGGYPVFTVRTLAVNALGIPTVFFLGALAAMQFIRRATLY; encoded by the coding sequence TTGGCTCCTTTCAAGAGAAAAGATGGAGGCTACCCTGTCTTTACAGTCAGGACTTTGGCCGTGAATGCATTAGGCATTCCAACAGTGTTCTTTTTGGGAGCGCTCGCAGCGATGCAGTTTATCCGTAGAGCAACGCTTTACTGA
- a CDS encoding alpha/beta fold hydrolase: protein MDNTLVCGPLTGPATVVLAHGAGAGIDSPFMNEMAKGLAEKGWQVIRFEFPYMTQRRITGRKTPPNRAEVLLKCYVEQVQSLVANQPLIIGGKSMGGRIASLLSDELWSENKILGCICLGYPFHPLGKPETLRVEYLQNLQTPTLVVQGERDAMGSREEVKNYELSERLKLAWIPDGDHSFKPRKRSGLSEEQNLKLAVERMHDFLNKLMDPD, encoded by the coding sequence ATGGACAACACACTGGTGTGTGGCCCTCTGACGGGGCCGGCGACGGTGGTGCTGGCCCATGGGGCCGGAGCCGGTATCGACAGCCCTTTCATGAACGAGATGGCTAAGGGCCTTGCGGAGAAGGGATGGCAGGTCATCCGCTTCGAATTTCCCTATATGACCCAGCGACGCATCACTGGCCGCAAAACACCACCGAACAGAGCAGAGGTCCTGTTGAAGTGTTATGTCGAACAAGTTCAGTCTTTAGTCGCCAATCAACCGCTGATCATCGGAGGCAAATCCATGGGAGGGAGGATCGCCAGCCTGCTTTCCGATGAGTTGTGGAGCGAAAACAAGATTTTGGGATGCATCTGTCTTGGCTATCCATTTCATCCCCTAGGCAAACCAGAGACATTACGAGTGGAGTATTTACAGAATCTGCAGACACCGACTCTTGTTGTTCAGGGAGAGCGTGATGCGATGGGCAGCAGGGAGGAAGTGAAAAACTATGAGCTCTCCGAGCGGTTAAAGCTTGCCTGGATTCCAGATGGTGACCACAGTTTCAAGCCACGAAAACGGTCAGGGCTTAGTGAAGAGCAGAACTTGAAACTAGCTGTGGAACGCATGCATGACTTTTTAAACAAACTGATGGATCCGGATTGA
- a CDS encoding lactate dehydrogenase, translating into MSVAALVTINASLVSAVRAQVRFDDCQPVAGGGITCNTVPYGNTRADMIDGEFGLMDQASPGWAEYNPYEGYDDMLGGNQT; encoded by the coding sequence ATGAGTGTTGCCGCTCTGGTCACGATCAACGCCAGTCTGGTCAGTGCCGTTCGGGCACAGGTTCGTTTCGATGACTGCCAGCCTGTCGCGGGTGGAGGAATTACTTGCAACACAGTTCCTTACGGCAACACCCGTGCCGACATGATTGACGGCGAGTTCGGCCTGATGGATCAGGCCAGTCCTGGATGGGCGGAATACAACCCCTATGAGGGGTATGACGACATGCTGGGTGGCAACCAGACCTGA
- the gluQRS gene encoding tRNA glutamyl-Q(34) synthetase GluQRS encodes MNLSDRLQAVFEQGRQRRLQGYRGRFAPTPSGPLHLGNLRTALISWLQARLQGGEWLLRIDDLDTPRIRIGAVESALEDLRWLGLHWDGPVIMQSQRLWLYNSCLSAFRQGQLLYPCRCSRRQLGAGNRYPGTCREMERGWGIQDGRLPAWRLKVKAADEPRCGDLVLRRADGFIAYHLATAVDELALGITEVVRGADLAVVCIAQQAVIASLEEQPPSYRHTPLLCDPEGQKLSKREQTAGLAPLQDQQWTSQRVVGWLAGSLGLVNQHASLSVYELLQEIRSRPLPLQGCFDQSIS; translated from the coding sequence GTGAACCTTTCTGATCGTCTCCAGGCTGTTTTTGAGCAGGGTCGCCAACGGCGTCTACAGGGTTATCGCGGACGTTTTGCTCCGACTCCCTCTGGTCCCCTGCATCTGGGCAACCTGCGCACGGCTCTGATCTCTTGGCTACAAGCCCGTCTTCAGGGCGGTGAATGGTTGCTGAGGATTGATGATCTCGACACTCCGCGCATCAGGATCGGCGCGGTCGAGTCCGCTCTCGAAGATCTGCGCTGGCTTGGATTGCACTGGGATGGCCCAGTGATCATGCAAAGCCAGCGCCTCTGGCTCTACAACTCCTGCCTCTCGGCCTTTCGGCAGGGCCAGCTCCTCTATCCCTGCCGATGCAGTCGTCGCCAGTTGGGTGCCGGTAATCGCTATCCGGGAACCTGCAGGGAGATGGAGAGGGGTTGGGGAATTCAGGACGGACGCCTGCCGGCCTGGAGGTTGAAAGTAAAGGCCGCTGATGAACCACGCTGCGGTGATTTGGTCCTGCGCCGTGCTGATGGATTCATCGCCTATCACCTTGCAACGGCAGTGGACGAGCTGGCACTTGGCATCACCGAAGTGGTGCGGGGCGCCGATCTGGCTGTGGTGTGTATTGCCCAGCAGGCGGTGATCGCATCGCTGGAGGAGCAACCTCCCAGTTATCGACATACACCGTTGCTCTGTGATCCGGAGGGGCAGAAGCTCTCCAAGCGTGAACAGACCGCGGGGCTGGCCCCTCTTCAGGACCAGCAGTGGACGTCGCAGAGGGTGGTGGGCTGGCTGGCTGGTTCGCTAGGGCTGGTCAACCAGCACGCCTCTTTATCGGTGTACGAGCTGCTGCAGGAGATTCGCTCCAGGCCATTGCCGTTGCAGGGTTGTTTCGATCAGTCCATTTCTTAA
- a CDS encoding HU family DNA-binding protein, whose amino-acid sequence MNKADLVNLVAARTELTKTDVSLVVDAAIETIIDSVVEGKKVSILGFGSFEPRERSARQGLNPKTGEKIKIPAKRVPAFTAGKMFKDRVQG is encoded by the coding sequence ATGAACAAAGCTGATCTCGTCAATCTGGTTGCCGCCCGCACAGAGCTCACCAAGACCGATGTGTCTCTGGTGGTGGACGCCGCTATCGAAACCATCATCGATTCCGTTGTGGAGGGCAAGAAGGTCTCCATTCTCGGTTTCGGTTCATTTGAGCCTCGCGAGCGTTCTGCCCGTCAGGGTCTGAACCCCAAGACCGGTGAGAAGATCAAGATTCCCGCCAAGCGCGTGCCTGCCTTCACTGCCGGCAAGATGTTTAAAGACCGCGTTCAGGGCTGA
- a CDS encoding MBL fold metallo-hydrolase codes for MTSSLELGRPPLQIRPDLWLFPPNRDCRGGSSWWLDVDPEPVLIDCPPLTQATLEALRELAHGRCARILLTSREGHGRLRRLQERMQWPVLVQEQEAYLLPGVQQLETFSEETVTLSGLRLLWTPGPTPGHAVVHAPVPVNVLFCGRLLVPVAKDQLAPLQHRRTFHWPRQQRSIRRLCRWLPLEASPRLASGAGLGALRGGHLAPFNSWDQQLKEAFDTV; via the coding sequence ATGACCTCCTCGCTGGAGCTAGGCCGTCCTCCCCTACAGATCCGGCCCGATCTTTGGCTGTTTCCGCCCAATCGTGACTGTCGTGGAGGCTCGTCCTGGTGGCTGGATGTGGATCCTGAACCCGTTCTGATCGATTGTCCGCCGCTGACCCAAGCCACCCTGGAAGCTTTGCGGGAACTGGCGCATGGCCGATGCGCCCGAATTCTCCTCACCAGCCGCGAGGGGCATGGACGCCTGCGTCGCTTGCAGGAGCGCATGCAATGGCCCGTGCTCGTTCAAGAACAGGAGGCCTATTTGTTGCCTGGCGTTCAGCAGCTCGAAACCTTCTCCGAGGAGACTGTCACCCTTTCAGGCCTGCGACTGCTCTGGACGCCTGGGCCCACTCCCGGTCATGCCGTTGTGCATGCTCCGGTGCCGGTGAATGTGCTGTTCTGCGGACGTTTGCTCGTGCCGGTTGCCAAGGATCAATTGGCACCTTTGCAGCACCGTCGCACCTTCCATTGGCCCCGGCAGCAGCGCAGCATCCGTCGATTATGTCGTTGGCTTCCTTTAGAAGCTTCTCCACGACTGGCTTCTGGGGCAGGTCTTGGGGCTCTGCGTGGTGGTCATCTGGCCCCCTTCAACAGCTGGGATCAGCAGTTAAAAGAAGCATTTGACACGGTCTGA
- a CDS encoding glycogen-debranching protein gives MSAIRRGKPWPLGSSITAHGVNFSVAAPGANRVELLIFPTAEASSPEQLIDLNDSNHRSGDYWHVEVEGLTAGCCYGYRVFGPLAPGGHGFRPAKVLLDPCARAITGWSVYQREAAIGASPNTHCCLKGLVCERDRFDFDAHPRPRHSWQQTVIYELHIGGFTQRSDSGVTPDRKGTLLGVIDKIPYLKQLGITTIELLPVQAFDPQDAPPGRDNVWGYSPLSWFAPHQGYVGGDDPMKARNQMRDLVAACHDAGLEVLLDVVYNHTTEGNVDGPTLSWRGFADRTYYHQTDKGDYQDVSGCGNTIAAHQPLSRELILESLRCWALELGVDGFRFDLGIALSRGEGLKPLDKPALFEAMEADPLLSELKLVSEPWDCGGLYRLNDFPARRIGTWNGRFRDAVRSFWKGDDDSTWSMAQRLRSSPDLYDGKPAGLGRSVNLLTAHDGFTLMDLVSFNSKHNLANGEDNRDGENHNNSWNHGVEGPSSDHAITALRKRQQRNMLSTLLLARGVPMLLMGDEVGRSQGGNNNTWCQDTPLSWMIWSEEHCDRELLDFVKRLLTLRSELAELLNPLLAHSEQPQQQRRNSDPDGLWRQWHGVELGKPDWASWSHCLAMSLHRGKQGAVLWAGFNAYFKAMHFDLPKPASPWHRLIDTALPAGEDLPKTLDPWSPSGVPLEARSLVVMIAREYANSLNL, from the coding sequence TTGAGCGCGATCCGACGAGGCAAACCTTGGCCTCTTGGCAGCAGCATCACCGCCCATGGCGTGAATTTCTCTGTGGCAGCTCCAGGCGCCAACCGGGTGGAACTGCTGATTTTCCCTACGGCTGAGGCCAGCAGCCCCGAACAGCTGATTGATCTGAACGACAGCAACCACCGATCTGGCGACTACTGGCATGTGGAGGTGGAGGGCCTTACGGCAGGTTGCTGCTATGGCTATCGAGTGTTCGGCCCGCTCGCACCTGGAGGCCATGGATTCCGGCCCGCGAAGGTGCTGTTGGACCCCTGTGCCAGGGCCATCACGGGCTGGTCGGTCTATCAACGCGAAGCGGCTATTGGTGCTTCACCCAATACCCATTGCTGCCTGAAGGGACTGGTCTGCGAGCGGGACCGCTTCGATTTCGATGCCCACCCCAGGCCTCGGCATAGCTGGCAGCAGACAGTGATCTACGAGCTGCACATTGGAGGCTTCACGCAACGCAGCGACAGCGGCGTGACCCCAGATCGAAAAGGCACCCTGTTGGGAGTAATCGACAAGATCCCCTACCTCAAGCAGTTGGGCATCACCACGATCGAACTGCTACCAGTGCAGGCCTTTGATCCGCAGGATGCACCCCCTGGGCGAGACAACGTCTGGGGCTACAGCCCACTGAGCTGGTTCGCTCCGCATCAGGGCTATGTCGGCGGTGATGACCCGATGAAGGCAAGAAATCAAATGCGTGATCTGGTGGCGGCCTGTCACGACGCCGGCCTGGAGGTGTTGCTCGATGTCGTTTACAACCACACAACCGAAGGCAATGTTGATGGCCCAACTCTGAGCTGGCGTGGTTTCGCCGATCGCACTTATTACCACCAAACCGACAAGGGTGACTACCAGGACGTGAGTGGCTGTGGCAACACAATTGCAGCCCACCAGCCACTTAGCCGGGAACTGATTCTGGAGTCGCTGCGCTGCTGGGCGTTGGAACTGGGAGTGGATGGCTTTCGTTTTGATCTGGGCATTGCCCTGAGCCGCGGCGAAGGACTGAAGCCGTTGGATAAGCCCGCACTATTCGAAGCGATGGAGGCCGACCCATTGCTCAGTGAGCTCAAACTCGTGAGCGAACCCTGGGATTGTGGTGGTCTCTATCGACTCAATGACTTCCCGGCTCGGCGCATAGGGACCTGGAACGGCCGATTTCGTGATGCCGTACGCAGCTTCTGGAAAGGCGACGACGACAGCACTTGGTCCATGGCACAGCGCCTGCGCAGCAGCCCTGATCTCTATGACGGCAAACCGGCGGGCTTGGGCCGCTCCGTGAATTTGCTGACGGCCCACGATGGTTTCACACTGATGGATCTGGTGAGCTTCAACAGCAAGCACAACCTCGCCAACGGTGAGGACAACCGCGACGGGGAAAATCACAACAACAGCTGGAACCATGGCGTTGAAGGTCCCAGCAGTGACCATGCGATCACCGCCCTGCGCAAGCGGCAGCAACGCAACATGCTGAGCACACTGCTTCTGGCTCGCGGTGTGCCCATGCTGTTGATGGGCGACGAGGTTGGACGCAGCCAGGGAGGTAACAACAACACCTGGTGCCAGGACACTCCGCTCAGCTGGATGATCTGGTCCGAGGAGCACTGCGACAGGGAGCTGCTCGACTTCGTGAAGCGACTGCTGACACTACGCTCAGAACTGGCGGAGCTACTGAACCCTTTGTTGGCTCACAGCGAACAGCCTCAGCAGCAGCGCCGCAACAGTGATCCTGATGGCTTGTGGCGCCAGTGGCATGGCGTGGAACTGGGCAAACCTGACTGGGCCAGTTGGTCCCATTGCCTGGCGATGAGCCTGCATCGCGGCAAACAGGGGGCCGTGCTCTGGGCGGGATTCAACGCTTACTTCAAGGCCATGCACTTTGATCTGCCCAAGCCGGCATCTCCCTGGCACCGCTTGATCGACACGGCTCTTCCTGCAGGTGAGGACCTTCCCAAGACACTGGACCCCTGGAGTCCGAGCGGCGTCCCCCTTGAAGCCAGAAGTTTGGTGGTGATGATTGCTCGAGAGTATGCCAATTCTCTCAACCTCTAA
- a CDS encoding MFS transporter, whose translation MSTSTLPGGSRRRLMVAYGLGDAGTGLAATQLGFYLFPFFTCTAGLPAILAGSLLTVIKVWDAINDPLIGWMSDHTSSRWGPRIPWMLGAALPLGIALAAMWWVPEGNTLQRTTYYVVMAILLMSAYTSVNLPYAALSTELTTSTAIRTRLNAARFTGSILAGLSGLIVASIVLTDGADGYLRMGRITGTIAALSTLACCWGLAPFAKRAQRPSNQAEPALEQIKRIRSNPRFLMVLGLYLLLWFGLQLMQVVALIWLVQVVRVPPNLSTWILLPFQLSALVGLQLWSLLSNRSGRIVALRWGAGIWIMACLLSTIFPPMQNGGTTGELIPLIGLIMLVGLGASTAYLIPWSLLPDAIDADPTHPAGLYTAWMVFGQKLIIGVSMSMFGALLQLTGYISTEMCDGALSFIEQPQNALLAIRMSMGLIPAILVMVGLIVIRHWPDRGAHLQRA comes from the coding sequence ATGAGCACCAGCACCCTTCCCGGGGGATCCCGCCGCCGCCTGATGGTCGCCTACGGACTGGGTGATGCAGGCACGGGACTGGCTGCAACGCAGCTTGGCTTTTACCTATTTCCGTTCTTCACCTGTACCGCAGGCCTGCCCGCCATCCTCGCCGGCTCATTGCTCACGGTGATCAAGGTCTGGGACGCCATCAACGATCCGCTGATCGGCTGGATGAGCGACCACACCAGCAGCCGCTGGGGTCCACGCATTCCCTGGATGCTCGGAGCCGCTCTTCCCCTTGGCATTGCTCTTGCGGCGATGTGGTGGGTCCCGGAAGGCAACACACTTCAGCGCACCACTTACTACGTGGTGATGGCAATCCTGCTGATGTCGGCTTACACCAGCGTCAATTTGCCCTATGCGGCACTCTCCACAGAGCTGACCACGAGCACGGCAATTCGAACCCGACTGAACGCAGCCCGTTTCACCGGCTCCATTCTCGCCGGGCTCAGTGGCCTAATCGTGGCCTCCATCGTGTTGACCGACGGCGCCGATGGTTATCTACGCATGGGACGCATCACAGGCACCATCGCTGCATTGTCGACACTGGCCTGTTGCTGGGGCCTTGCACCGTTCGCCAAGCGGGCTCAGCGACCGAGCAACCAGGCTGAACCAGCTTTGGAACAGATCAAGAGGATCCGCTCCAATCCACGCTTTCTGATGGTTCTCGGGCTTTACCTCCTGCTTTGGTTCGGCCTTCAGTTGATGCAGGTTGTCGCCCTGATCTGGCTGGTCCAGGTCGTGAGGGTCCCCCCCAACCTTTCCACCTGGATTCTGCTGCCCTTCCAGCTGAGCGCCCTGGTTGGCCTTCAGCTCTGGAGCCTGCTCTCCAACCGGAGCGGCAGGATTGTGGCGCTGCGATGGGGAGCCGGGATCTGGATCATGGCCTGCCTGCTCTCAACGATCTTTCCGCCAATGCAGAACGGAGGAACGACGGGGGAACTAATTCCCCTGATCGGCCTGATCATGCTGGTGGGCCTTGGAGCGTCCACCGCCTACTTGATCCCCTGGTCTTTGCTGCCTGATGCGATTGATGCTGACCCGACCCATCCCGCTGGTCTCTACACCGCCTGGATGGTGTTTGGCCAGAAGCTGATCATCGGAGTCAGCATGAGTATGTTCGGCGCGCTGCTTCAGCTCACCGGGTATATCTCCACTGAAATGTGCGACGGCGCACTCAGTTTTATCGAACAGCCCCAGAATGCTCTTCTCGCCATTCGAATGAGCATGGGTTTGATCCCAGCCATCCTGGTCATGGTTGGCCTGATAGTGATACGACACTGGCCCGACCGCGGTGCCCACCTGCAACGCGCATGA
- a CDS encoding ABC transporter permease has protein sequence MKSPRWLNRLGSSLIIGGQAVTATAQGRINTIDLLDQLQEAGPGSFLIVIITALAAGTVFNIQVAKELSNMGASTTVGGVLAIGLAREIAPLLTATLLTGKVATAYAAQLGTMKVTEQVDAITMLRTDPVEYLVVPRLIAMVVMAPVQCLLFFAVALLGGQISSTEIYQIPPEVFWTSARTWLVPDDLPFMLVKALVFGVQIAVLACGWGMTTQGGPKEVGTSTTGAVVMILVTVALMDVLLTQILFGG, from the coding sequence TTGAAATCGCCCCGCTGGCTGAACAGGCTGGGCAGCAGTCTGATCATCGGCGGACAGGCGGTGACCGCCACCGCCCAGGGCCGCATTAACACCATCGACCTGCTGGATCAGCTGCAGGAGGCCGGACCCGGCAGCTTTCTAATCGTGATCATCACTGCACTGGCTGCGGGCACGGTGTTCAACATTCAGGTCGCCAAGGAACTCAGCAACATGGGGGCCAGCACCACAGTTGGCGGCGTGCTGGCGATTGGCCTGGCTCGTGAGATCGCGCCCTTACTGACGGCCACCCTGCTCACAGGAAAAGTGGCGACAGCCTATGCGGCGCAGCTGGGGACTATGAAAGTGACCGAACAGGTCGATGCCATCACGATGTTGCGCACCGATCCTGTGGAATACCTGGTCGTTCCCCGCCTGATCGCCATGGTGGTGATGGCGCCGGTGCAGTGCCTGTTGTTCTTTGCGGTGGCGCTCCTGGGAGGCCAGATCAGCAGCACGGAGATTTATCAGATCCCTCCTGAGGTGTTCTGGACCTCAGCCCGCACCTGGCTTGTGCCGGATGACCTTCCTTTCATGCTGGTAAAAGCTTTGGTCTTCGGAGTGCAGATCGCTGTGCTGGCCTGTGGTTGGGGCATGACCACCCAGGGAGGGCCGAAGGAGGTGGGCACCAGCACAACCGGCGCGGTCGTGATGATCTTGGTGACCGTGGCCCTGATGGACGTACTCCTGACTCAAATCCTCTTCGGAGGCTGA
- a CDS encoding DUF3119 family protein, whose amino-acid sequence MTTTTSSPNQDPVSISPSPRLALLIILLSLCLLPLPLTPWPTVVVGLFGIFLFVQTYSLRLEFTGDTLVVWRGQQELRRFPYAEWQSWRLFAPWLPGLFYFREIKSIHFLPILFNPAELRQQLEERVGSLETPQP is encoded by the coding sequence ATGACCACAACAACCTCTAGCCCTAACCAAGACCCTGTGAGCATCAGCCCGAGCCCACGTCTAGCGCTGCTGATCATTCTCCTCAGCCTCTGCCTGCTGCCACTGCCGTTGACCCCATGGCCCACCGTGGTGGTAGGGCTTTTCGGCATTTTCCTGTTCGTTCAGACCTACAGCCTGCGTCTTGAGTTCACCGGCGACACCTTGGTGGTCTGGCGTGGGCAGCAGGAATTGCGCAGATTTCCCTACGCCGAATGGCAGAGCTGGCGACTGTTTGCCCCCTGGCTGCCAGGCCTGTTTTATTTCCGCGAAATCAAGAGCATCCACTTCCTACCGATCCTCTTCAATCCTGCTGAGCTACGCCAGCAGCTGGAAGAGCGGGTGGGTTCCCTGGAGACTCCCCAGCCCTGA
- a CDS encoding DUF3086 domain-containing protein: protein MPDENDSPFQDAPQAKEAHSEASIAASDDVEPSSESLIQLALMDLQSRRDKLQQEIDSLQQRKGQLEQEMTASFAGQSDAIARRVKGFQEYLGGALQGLAQSVETLELVAQPVVVKPSPLDAQVAEAAAEQAMANAGGSPALADTFRPDEELIRTNLRRFLEQPDFYAEPWKLRRSLDDSDITLLEDWFFNQGGRGAQASRGSRPRNVLLGAALIAIIGELYGDQFQTLVLAGQPERLGDWRRGLQDALGLGREDFGPSSGIVLFERGDALVERADRLEERGEVPLILIDAAERVVDIPVLQFPLWLAFAAGPGETYDDEDNLL from the coding sequence ATGCCTGACGAGAACGATTCGCCATTCCAGGACGCGCCGCAAGCCAAAGAGGCGCACAGCGAGGCATCCATCGCCGCAAGCGATGACGTGGAACCTTCGTCTGAATCGCTGATCCAGCTAGCACTGATGGATCTTCAGTCTCGGCGAGACAAACTGCAGCAGGAGATCGACAGCCTCCAGCAGCGCAAAGGGCAACTGGAGCAGGAGATGACCGCCAGCTTTGCAGGCCAGTCCGATGCGATCGCCAGACGAGTGAAGGGCTTTCAGGAGTATTTGGGTGGAGCCCTACAGGGGCTTGCCCAATCGGTGGAGACGCTCGAGCTCGTGGCTCAGCCCGTGGTGGTGAAGCCTTCACCACTGGATGCTCAGGTAGCCGAAGCCGCCGCCGAACAGGCCATGGCGAACGCCGGTGGCTCCCCGGCTCTGGCCGACACCTTCCGTCCCGATGAGGAGCTGATCCGAACCAACCTCAGGCGTTTTCTAGAGCAGCCCGACTTCTATGCCGAACCCTGGAAACTGCGCCGCAGCCTGGACGACAGCGACATCACTCTGCTCGAGGACTGGTTTTTCAATCAGGGAGGCAGGGGAGCCCAGGCCAGCCGAGGCAGTCGTCCTCGCAACGTGCTGCTGGGGGCGGCCCTGATCGCCATCATCGGAGAGCTTTACGGCGATCAGTTCCAGACCCTGGTCCTAGCGGGACAGCCTGAACGCCTGGGGGACTGGAGACGAGGTCTGCAGGATGCTCTCGGGCTAGGGCGGGAAGATTTCGGCCCGAGCAGCGGCATTGTGCTGTTTGAACGAGGAGATGCCCTCGTCGAGCGGGCGGACCGACTGGAAGAACGCGGCGAAGTCCCCCTGATCCTGATCGACGCTGCGGAACGGGTGGTGGACATTCCCGTGCTTCAGTTCCCGCTCTGGCTGGCTTTTGCAGCCGGCCCAGGCGAAACCTACGACGACGAAGACAACCTGCTCTGA
- the plsY gene encoding glycerol-3-phosphate 1-O-acyltransferase PlsY — translation MPFLTLLLGYLLGSIPSGFLAGKWCKGIDLRTIGSGSTGATNVLRNVGKKPALAVFLVDVAKGAAAVLLARALNQTSAVNDWIQVLAGLAALAGHIWPVWLGFKGGKAVATGFGMFLGLAWPVGLACFGLFMAVFSLSRIVSLASVVAALSLPLLMAAGSSSNANLVVALVAMGLVLWRHRSNIQRLINGTEPQVGQKS, via the coding sequence ATGCCCTTCCTTACGCTGCTGCTGGGCTACTTGCTCGGCTCTATTCCCAGCGGCTTCTTGGCCGGCAAATGGTGCAAGGGCATCGACCTACGCACGATCGGATCCGGCTCCACCGGCGCCACCAATGTGCTTCGGAATGTCGGGAAAAAGCCTGCACTAGCTGTGTTTCTTGTGGATGTGGCCAAAGGCGCTGCTGCGGTGTTGCTGGCAAGAGCCCTCAACCAAACCTCGGCTGTGAACGACTGGATTCAAGTACTGGCGGGCCTTGCGGCTCTGGCCGGTCATATCTGGCCGGTATGGCTGGGCTTCAAGGGTGGAAAGGCAGTCGCGACCGGTTTTGGCATGTTTCTCGGTCTGGCCTGGCCGGTTGGACTGGCCTGCTTCGGACTCTTCATGGCCGTGTTCAGCCTTAGCCGGATCGTCTCGCTCGCCAGCGTGGTGGCAGCGCTGAGCCTGCCTTTGCTGATGGCTGCCGGTTCGTCCAGCAACGCCAATCTGGTGGTAGCCCTGGTGGCGATGGGACTAGTGCTCTGGAGGCACCGCAGCAATATTCAGCGACTGATCAACGGCACCGAACCACAGGTGGGCCAGAAGTCTTGA